A window of the Hymenobacter sp. GOD-10R genome harbors these coding sequences:
- a CDS encoding GNAT family N-acetyltransferase, which translates to MPHRPVLRPTKASDLDVLFHFQLDPEATYLAAFTPKDRTDRDAYVARFTAYLQDPTIRMQTIWIEETIVGSIAKFEVEGEAEITYWIDRPFWGRGIATAALATFLPLEKARPLLGRVAFDNIGSQKVLERGGFTRIGVDKGFAQARQTEIEEFIYQLL; encoded by the coding sequence ATGCCGCATAGACCCGTACTTCGGCCAACGAAAGCGTCTGACTTAGACGTTCTCTTTCATTTTCAACTCGACCCGGAAGCGACATACCTGGCTGCCTTTACCCCCAAAGACCGCACGGACCGAGACGCTTATGTGGCTAGGTTTACTGCCTATCTCCAGGACCCGACCATCCGGATGCAGACTATTTGGATAGAGGAGACGATCGTCGGCAGTATAGCGAAGTTTGAGGTAGAGGGCGAGGCGGAAATCACGTATTGGATTGATCGCCCCTTCTGGGGAAGGGGAATAGCGACCGCCGCCCTTGCCACCTTTCTCCCCCTAGAAAAGGCCCGACCGCTTTTGGGCCGAGTGGCCTTTGATAATATCGGCTCGCAAAAAGTCTTGGAAAGGGGTGGGTTTACCAGGATCGGCGTAGATAAAGGGTTTGCTCAGGCGCGCCAAACGGAGATCGAAGAGTTCATCTATCAGCTGCTCTAG
- a CDS encoding alpha/beta hydrolase translates to MATPYAPEPLHPRGQTVALPHLELYYEEYGTGKPLLLLHGFGGCTQNWLPFTAALAEHYRLLLVDLPGHGYSTNPQNQFSHRAAARDVLLLLDQLGVEHCSAMGMSSGAMTLLHLATSHPERLDALVLVSATTHFPEQARAIMRAASLRTLPPPVLAMYRECAKRGEAQLLQLLGQFNALADDDDDMNFTPPQLAVITARTLVVHGERDRFFPVDIARTLSRSIPNAQLWLVPGGEHVPIYERTVPFTATALRFLQESAGQ, encoded by the coding sequence ATGGCCACACCCTACGCCCCCGAACCGCTCCACCCGCGCGGACAAACCGTCGCCCTGCCCCACCTGGAACTGTACTATGAGGAGTACGGCACCGGTAAGCCCCTGCTGCTCTTGCATGGCTTCGGCGGGTGTACCCAAAACTGGCTGCCCTTTACGGCTGCGCTCGCCGAGCATTACCGCCTGCTTCTGGTGGATCTGCCGGGCCATGGGTACTCCACCAACCCACAGAACCAGTTCAGCCACCGGGCAGCCGCTCGTGACGTGCTGCTGCTGCTGGACCAGCTCGGGGTGGAGCACTGCTCGGCGATGGGCATGAGTTCGGGCGCCATGACGCTGCTGCACTTGGCCACGAGCCACCCCGAGCGCCTCGACGCCCTGGTGTTAGTCAGCGCCACCACCCATTTTCCCGAGCAGGCGAGAGCGATCATGCGCGCCGCCTCGTTGCGCACCCTGCCCCCACCTGTGCTCGCCATGTACCGGGAATGTGCCAAACGCGGGGAGGCTCAGCTGCTGCAACTCTTAGGGCAGTTCAACGCGCTGGCCGATGACGACGACGACATGAACTTCACCCCGCCGCAGCTAGCGGTCATTACCGCACGCACGCTGGTGGTGCACGGCGAGCGCGACCGCTTCTTTCCCGTGGACATTGCCCGCACCCTCTCCCGTTCGATCCCGAATGCCCAGTTATGGTTGGTGCCCGGTGGCGAGCACGTGCCCATTTATGAGCGCACGGTTCCTTTTACCGCCACCGCCCTACGATTCCTTCAGGAGTCAGCTGGCCAGTAG
- a CDS encoding OmpA family protein, translating to MILTQSLLEEVQSFVLRNELMQIGSIAEEPAFKAQNALSRVVPLVVQSLLGLSERVSGQEVVWSMAHDAAKSEVLSNPHKVLYANKSISDRGAKLVNWLLGNRYEASLQEIVVTTGIRPESLSDLVNIVVPVTLGVLGEQLAEHHWSAKALSQWLHSQQPQPVSGRGLPTLVTPTDRAPSRGRPTAIASRWLWVALVVAACLIGYLLGYQPTTEQAPVYPPSASAPTAAVPDGPWDANNPAALLANGSYSKANGSYIYDRAGVPVVLKLKGGVRQIIGANSTENKLYQVLVTPASGIAPGARNEWITFDRIYFESNKAVLTAESMWQLLNVASILLTFPSAKVQLGGYTDSTGSVLVNNRLSTARARAAKATLVKFGVDSTQLEAKGYGSRYNIASNTTEDGRALNRRVSIQVMN from the coding sequence ATGATTTTAACCCAGAGTCTACTAGAAGAAGTGCAGAGCTTTGTGCTGCGCAATGAGCTTATGCAAATAGGGAGCATTGCTGAAGAGCCCGCGTTCAAAGCCCAAAACGCGTTGAGCCGAGTCGTACCTCTGGTTGTGCAGAGCCTGCTAGGGCTATCGGAGCGAGTGAGCGGGCAAGAGGTCGTGTGGAGTATGGCGCACGACGCCGCCAAATCGGAGGTGCTCAGTAATCCCCACAAGGTTTTGTATGCCAACAAATCTATTTCGGATCGCGGCGCCAAGCTAGTGAACTGGCTTTTGGGCAATCGCTACGAGGCAAGCCTGCAAGAGATTGTTGTTACGACTGGAATTCGGCCAGAATCCCTCAGCGATTTAGTGAACATCGTCGTGCCAGTTACCCTTGGTGTGCTGGGGGAGCAGCTGGCCGAGCATCACTGGAGTGCGAAAGCCCTGAGCCAGTGGCTGCACAGTCAACAACCCCAGCCCGTAAGTGGACGGGGACTTCCGACGCTAGTAACGCCGACGGACAGGGCTCCAAGCAGGGGTCGCCCAACTGCAATAGCAAGCCGCTGGCTCTGGGTTGCCTTAGTGGTGGCCGCTTGCCTGATTGGCTATTTGCTCGGGTATCAACCTACTACGGAGCAAGCCCCGGTTTACCCGCCGAGCGCTAGTGCTCCTACGGCCGCAGTTCCGGATGGGCCGTGGGATGCCAATAACCCAGCGGCGCTGCTAGCCAACGGCAGCTACAGCAAAGCCAATGGGAGTTACATTTATGATCGGGCCGGGGTGCCGGTCGTACTGAAACTCAAAGGCGGTGTTCGCCAGATCATTGGCGCCAACTCGACGGAAAATAAGCTCTACCAAGTGCTCGTTACTCCTGCCAGTGGTATAGCGCCTGGCGCGCGCAACGAGTGGATTACGTTCGACCGCATCTACTTCGAGTCGAACAAGGCGGTGCTGACCGCCGAATCCATGTGGCAGTTATTGAATGTCGCGAGCATCTTGCTGACCTTTCCCAGCGCGAAAGTGCAGTTGGGGGGATACACGGATAGCACCGGGAGTGTACTCGTGAATAATCGCTTAAGCACCGCCCGAGCGCGGGCGGCGAAAGCGACTCTCGTGAAGTTTGGGGTGGATAGCACCCAACTAGAAGCCAAGGGGTATGGGTCACGCTATAACATCGCCAGCAATACCACGGAAGACGGCCGGGCCCTAAACCGCCGGGTGAGTATTCAGGTAATGAATTGA
- a CDS encoding DUF1572 family protein: MNEDYLISVRKQFEYYKLLGDKTFAQLPDEALFWQYNAESNSIALIVQHLWGNMRSRWTDFLTSDGEKAWREREAEFEPRMESRAELLAQWEEGWQCLFTALDMLTPSTWDTTVYIRNQGHSVTEAINRQLAHYPYHVGQMVFLGKMALDGQWTSLSIPRGASSHYNAEKFAQPKQMVHFTDEYLPPKQEQH; this comes from the coding sequence ATGAACGAAGACTATTTAATCAGCGTCCGAAAGCAATTTGAGTACTACAAACTGCTCGGTGACAAGACTTTCGCCCAACTGCCTGACGAAGCGCTCTTTTGGCAGTACAATGCCGAAAGCAACAGCATCGCGCTCATCGTCCAGCATCTGTGGGGGAACATGCGCTCACGGTGGACCGACTTTCTTACGAGCGACGGCGAGAAAGCGTGGCGCGAGCGCGAGGCTGAGTTCGAGCCCCGGATGGAGTCCCGTGCGGAACTGCTGGCGCAATGGGAAGAAGGCTGGCAGTGCTTGTTCACCGCGCTGGACATGTTGACTCCCAGCACATGGGATACAACGGTCTACATCCGTAACCAAGGGCATTCTGTCACGGAAGCCATCAATCGCCAGTTGGCGCACTACCCTTATCATGTCGGGCAGATGGTGTTCCTGGGTAAAATGGCGCTTGATGGCCAGTGGACGTCCTTGTCTATTCCGCGCGGCGCTTCTTCGCACTATAACGCCGAGAAGTTCGCCCAGCCCAAACAGATGGTGCATTTTACCGACGAGTATCTACCGCCGAAACAGGAACAGCATTAA
- a CDS encoding SPW repeat domain-containing protein encodes MVSFLGPDHSLPLFAIFFPFLTAMHKPISRRQHAFTDYSYVPLVASAPDLVGFTQEKTATTLCHVLSGTILLSSLFTRAEWGPIRVLPYKAHLTIDTVGGVMSLTAPWLFGFSRNKRARNTFLVMGVFGLLAGLLSRPEEMPSNA; translated from the coding sequence ATGGTATCCTTTCTAGGGCCAGATCATTCGCTGCCCCTATTCGCTATTTTCTTCCCTTTTCTTACGGCTATGCACAAGCCTATTTCCCGTCGCCAACACGCCTTCACCGATTACTCCTACGTGCCCCTGGTGGCCTCCGCGCCCGACCTAGTGGGGTTCACGCAGGAGAAAACAGCTACGACGCTTTGCCACGTACTGAGTGGCACCATCCTGCTCTCCAGCTTATTTACCCGCGCCGAGTGGGGACCCATTCGGGTACTGCCTTACAAAGCGCACCTTACTATTGATACCGTGGGTGGGGTTATGAGCCTGACGGCGCCGTGGTTGTTTGGCTTTAGCCGCAACAAACGCGCCCGCAACACCTTTCTCGTGATGGGTGTGTTTGGCCTGCTGGCCGGCTTGCTTTCCCGGCCGGAGGAAATGCCCAGCAACGCGTAA
- a CDS encoding catalase family protein, whose product MATLPTTYVRYADGVEEPQPNEEQLTDETVASMGRLNRFMFEKHRHAIRDAHAKSHGVLRGELHLYPHLPEHLAQGLFAQVRTYPVIIRLSSAPGAIGSDKQSTFKGMAVKILGVEGPKFLPDQAGELTQDFLLVSDPVIPTGDIKSYHDMQLKLEQFAHTPEAVQEAVATVSRLANKALNAVGVDPQINPLGPGHPHYHLLGETYHSMGAFRYGDYVAKLSAAPHSANLQELIGKEVAVTDDSTWRDLVVDFFRSQGAEYELRAQLCTDLTTMPVEDASVAWPAEQSPYQPIGKLVIPAQEAYSPARRVFADDVLSFNPFHCLPAHQPLGSINRARLKAYEASSAYRHHMNAQPRREPRDIQELPD is encoded by the coding sequence ATGGCTACCCTCCCCACTACCTACGTTCGCTACGCTGACGGCGTGGAAGAACCGCAACCCAACGAAGAACAGCTCACCGACGAAACCGTCGCCTCTATGGGCCGCCTGAACCGCTTTATGTTCGAGAAGCACCGCCACGCCATCCGGGACGCGCATGCCAAAAGCCACGGGGTGTTGCGCGGCGAGCTACACCTCTACCCCCACCTGCCCGAACACCTCGCCCAAGGCTTGTTTGCGCAGGTACGCACCTACCCGGTCATCATCCGCCTCTCCTCCGCGCCGGGGGCCATTGGCTCCGACAAGCAATCCACCTTTAAAGGCATGGCGGTGAAGATCCTGGGGGTGGAAGGCCCGAAGTTTCTGCCCGACCAGGCCGGCGAACTCACCCAGGATTTCTTGCTGGTGAGCGACCCAGTTATTCCGACCGGGGATATCAAGAGCTACCACGATATGCAGCTCAAGCTCGAGCAGTTCGCCCACACGCCGGAAGCGGTGCAGGAAGCGGTGGCCACCGTGTCGCGCCTGGCCAACAAAGCCCTGAATGCCGTGGGGGTTGATCCACAAATCAACCCCCTGGGGCCGGGTCACCCGCACTACCACCTGCTCGGGGAGACCTACCACTCCATGGGTGCTTTCCGCTACGGCGACTACGTAGCCAAACTCAGCGCCGCACCGCATTCGGCCAACCTGCAAGAACTGATCGGGAAAGAAGTGGCGGTAACGGACGACAGCACCTGGCGCGACTTGGTCGTGGACTTCTTCCGCAGCCAGGGGGCGGAGTACGAACTGCGGGCCCAGCTCTGCACGGATCTGACAACCATGCCGGTGGAAGATGCGTCGGTGGCGTGGCCGGCTGAGCAGAGCCCCTACCAACCCATTGGCAAGCTGGTGATTCCGGCCCAAGAAGCCTATAGCCCTGCCCGGCGCGTGTTTGCCGACGACGTGCTCTCGTTTAATCCCTTCCACTGTCTGCCCGCCCACCAACCTCTCGGCTCGATCAACCGGGCTCGCCTCAAAGCCTACGAAGCCTCATCGGCGTATCGGCACCACATGAACGCGCAACCCCGGCGCGAGCCCCGCGATATCCAAGAATTACCGGACTAA